In Fragaria vesca subsp. vesca linkage group LG1, FraVesHawaii_1.0, whole genome shotgun sequence, the sequence CTTTGTGTCCTATGCAATGCCAATATATCTTATCAGCGTACAAATACACAATCAAAATAACATCACAAACCTACACACAAACATATGCACAAATGTGTGTCCATATTTTCCATGTAGACTTCCGAATATAATTGACCAAAGACTTTCTTATGTAGGTTTAAACTTTAGTAGGTTTAATGTTAAGAACTACTTATTAATTATTATGATATACCTACAGCAAATTCCAGGGTTGATCAAGGTCGGCAAGTACCCACAAAGGATGTGGACAGGAGTCAAACAAAACAAGACACATATAAACAATGATAATCACCCACAAGTTGAAAGATCAAATTCACCCAATGTTCCAGGTCCAGGATATCAAAAGTAGAATGAAAATACCAATAGAGTAGGACACTATCAAACCAACGCTACTAAGAGAGATCAAACAAGTCCATACTAGCAGAAAAGTACCACAAATAATGCATACAAGAAAAAGAAAATGGATGGACCAAAAGCTAGCGATACCAAATAAAGATGTCCTGATGGGAGATATAAATCTCTTTAAACTTATCTGCCATGTTCCTTTTTTTGTTTTGTTTTAAAGTCCAAATTTTGGTTCTGGTCAACCGATCCTCACTTGGCCATCATGACTTTGACGAACTCCTCATAGTTGATCTGTCCATCACCATCCACATCAGCCTCACGGATCATCTCATCAACTTCCTCATCTGTCAGCTTCTCGCCCAGATTTGTCATAACATGACGGAGCTCAGCAGCAGAAATGAAGCCATTCTGGTCTTTATCAAACACCCGGAACGCTTCCTTGAGCTCCTCCTCAGAATCAGTGTCCTTCATCTTACGAGCCATCAGGTTGAGGAACTCTGGGAAATCAATAGTACCATTCCCATCAGCATCAACCTCGTTGATCATATCCTGAAGCTCAGCCTCGGTTGGGTTCTGCCCAAGGGACCGCATAACAGTGCCAAGCTCCTTGGTAGTAATGCAGCCTGCATTAGAATATATGCAGAAATTAGAGATCTGAATAACATAGACCACAATTTATTGTTCTTCTTTGGGAGGAAATGATTAAACCGGAACGTAAACATATAAACAAATCACCCAAAAATTCATTTCGATACTAATAATTTGGAAGTCACGGAATCTTTCCATTTCGTGAGTAACACTTGACAATATCAAAATTTCAGAAACCAACAAGCACATGTCAAACAATTGAAAGCAAAAAAATTATCAGATTCCAGCATCAAATACAAATCAAGTTTTTGTATAATCCACAACTGGTAAACCCAATACATAAGAATCGAGCCAACAAGTCAACATACCATACCCACATTAACTCCACCTTGACAGTTAGTAGAATACAGAAAGGATATATGAGAATTCCGATAATACAACAACACTTCCATTTCAGAATCCAAAAGTAAACCAATGTGGCACAATCAAAACTTAAATTCCAAAAGTGGAAAAGTAAAACTAGATGTTAAATTGCTGGTTGCTTCCACAATTTGTAAATGATGAACTTAACAGATCCAAATGGTTTTTAACAAATCAAATCACAAGTTTCTCTCATCTTGACCTAAACAACACCTGGCATGATCCACAAGTCAAAAACCATACAAATCATTTCTGCTACTCCACAGCCAAATCATGGAAACCAAATCACAGAAACAAAATCACAAAAACCAAATCAAAAACCTAGATTCTTCCACAACAGTCGAAATCAACCAAAACAACGAGTAAACATAGAGCGATCATCAGATCTAACATAATCATCTTTCGCTAGCGGAACAGATCAAAACAAAATCTAGGGATCCAAATCGAAGCGAGAAATTGAAGAGAAAAGAGGGATCTGACCATCGCCGTCCTTGTCGAAGAGGCTGAAAGCCTCCTTGAACTCAGAGATCTGGTCGTCGGTGAGCTGATCGGCCATGGATGGAGGAGGTTTGGGGTTTGCAAGAAAATCAGAGAGAGAGAGCAAAATGGAAGAGTATAACTTTGGAAGGTGGAGGAGGACTTTATATATGAAAACAAAGAGGGGTGTAGTGGTCCACCGGCATCTCATATTCTCTCTCTTCTCATCCCCACGTATTCTTATTCTTTGGACCAATTAATTACAGGCTTAGCCGGTTAGCCCGTACCCACAACCCAAGCCGCCAACCCACGGCAAGAATCGACGGTCTTTTGCTTCTTTACGTCAAGTGTGAGGAGGAGAACGGAACTTGATACAGTCATTA encodes:
- the LOC101306277 gene encoding calmodulin-related protein-like, whose translation is MADQLTDDQISEFKEAFSLFDKDGDGCITTKELGTVMRSLGQNPTEAELQDMINEVDADGNGTIDFPEFLNLMARKMKDTDSEEELKEAFRVFDKDQNGFISAAELRHVMTNLGEKLTDEEVDEMIREADVDGDGQINYEEFVKVMMAK